The sequence cttcttacttatatgattttgtaatcatttgtacctcacataacaaaaattttaaccatggatcacaaaaatttgaatgtacgacttttaatagttttagtaatttatagttgtttttttaaataaaatataacatacacataaaaatctacttttttattatatggtttatgtagttgtttaatttattttcttatttaaactatAACAAATATGAAAGAGAATACACTAAATTtgatcaaatctttattattcaaaaacattaatttttatatatattttagcacattaggcaattccgtaatttttatttaatgaatgaatgaaaactattaataatgaatttatgattcgtttaataaaaagtttattatatattaagatTGATCAATTTATTTTTCCAAGGATTCTAAAACTCACTGTGGTGATGACACATGACTGCTTCAGATGTTATactgcttctcttttaatatatagaggattcaaagaagtttattttaatagctcTAAAGAGACTCCATATCCATGACTAACAATTAAACATTAATTATATCCTATGGTCTCAAAAGTATACATATATGCATGCAAAGTTACATAACACCATCACTTATCATGCATTCCATATTGCTTCTATATAATGGTACAACTATATCTTTAAGGTTCTTGCTTGAAGAAAACTGAAGGAAACATATCCTTCAAAAGCTCATAGTCATTCTGAAACTCTTGGTTTTGTTGTTGCTGATAATTAGCGTTTACATTCACAGCAGCGTATGGCACTCGGAGGAGATCATCATTTGAGAAGCTTCTTGGAGTATTGATGATGAAATCAGAAACTGGAGAGTTATAATTAGACGTGGCGGGTCCAGAGAACAATGCGGAACGGCGACTGGTCGGGATCGGGTGGTTGTGTTGACTTTCATATGTTGTGATTACGACAGTTGGATCTTGGTACGATCTTTCAACTCTCTTCTTCACGTTGCACTTTTGCGTCGTGCATCTGTAGTAACTCCTGTTCTCGTTATCGACATATATAGTTTTAGCATTTGATTTATAATGTCGGTTAGAAAATGAAATTAATACTAATAAAAACAAGTTTGACTTTTTGAAATCCAATCACTAAAGAAACGATGCACTGCAGGCAAAATTGCCTAAAATGATTTGACCAAAGCATctttatcaatatatttttaatataatatcaaaaattgaaattttgatGATGCCAATGGAAGTGATATTTAagaaatataatttgataatttgAATGTGAACAATCAGAAAAAAACCcaagaaatataaaattcacAATTAATTAACATAAAATACAACATACAATGAAATCTTAGACCTTGTATGGatgtaaataagaaaaacattatGGTTAAGTTGGTTTAGatttctaaataaaaagaaagattatgAAAACATCAATTTCCTTGTTTTTATTAAGAATATCGTACAAAAGTTGAAAACGAGTAGAAACTAATGATTTAAGGGAAATTTGCCAATATGGAACTAAATCTCTAAAGTATTGTCCCCTTAGAATTAAATTCTCTAACCTTGTCCGTATAGAATTAATTCTTGTCCCCTTAGAACTAATACTTTGTGAATCTACTATTTTGTCCTTTTCTTTATAATAtagttaataaaattttaaaaactatatgaattaaaaaggaaatacttaattaaataaaaatagggCAATTTTTTCCCAACTCTCGATCTCGTTCTCTCCGACTCTCTTTCCCAATCGAGAGACGATTTCTTTCTCGCCGGCGACACCTTCCGCCTCTGAGATTCTTGGTTCGTCGGAGAGCTTCAACGAGGAGACACATCGCTTCTCCCTCCTCCTTCTTGCGTATTTCCTCTGTTAGTGCCACCGGTTAGATTGTCGTTCTTATCTCCGCCGCCGCCGACCATCGAAGCTGCTCAAGCTCGCGAGTAGCTTCTCGTCCCCGATTAAGGACGATTAGTTTCACAGTTGTTTTCTTTTGCTCTTCCTTCATCTCGGTTCTGACAATTTGAAGGTTAGGCTTTGAAATCCCCTTTAcgattttgctttttttttgttctttatgTTTATTTGCATGTACTACAAATTGTACTAGATAGAGAGTTAGTTTAAAACACAAATCGAAACAAGTTTATGGTTTTCAGAGGCGGAATGTGGTTGAGTGGGGTGTGAGATTGGCTTGTTGTTGAGGTGATTTTGAGTTCTAGTTTGTTTGGTATCAGCTTTACTAAGGTTTAGAATTCATAATAGACTTGAAAAAGCTAATGACTTTGACATGCTTTAGACATCGATTTTACATACTTGTTTTGGGATCGAGTTTGTTATTTGAATTGAATTTGTCGATAGTGTGTAGTCTTTTGTTATTCATTTGGTGCGTAGCTTTGACTCTGttttattttagaggaaaacACATTTGCTAGttgattatattttgttttgatttgtgtTTCTAAGTAGTTTTGAATTGTAAAAAACTAGTTAAATGTAAGATGGTTATATTTGGTTCGCTGTTAACTTATGGAATCCATGTTTTTTAGGAATGGCTCACCAGTTTCCTAAACGCATTCTTCAAGAAGGTGCTGAGACGCAAATGGATAAGATTAACAACACATGTAGAAGGACGCTTCTGAAGGCGGTAAAGGTGGCTCTGAAAGATGAGTATGAGGAAGTTTTGAAAGACCCTGTCTTCGGGCCTCTTCTGGCGATCATAGAGAACAACCTCATCTACTCAGGGAAGATTATTCACAGCTTCATGTGCAAGCAGCTCAGGGTTTCCAAGCTTCACGAGCTGTGGTTTATTTTTGCGAAGAGGCCTCTTAGGTTTTCTATGCAAGAATTTTATGCTGTGACTGGATTGAAGTACAAAGAGGAACCCGACGTAGACTTCATTAACTGGAAGAATGATAAGGGGTTCTGGGCTAATGCGCTGAAGACCAATGCGAAGATCAACTTATATACTATAAGGGATGAGCTCCTTAAGGTGTGTAACGAGTGGTCGTATGTGGACAGAGTGAGGTTAGTGTATCTGTCCATTATACAATCATTCCTCATGGCTAAGGATTGGAAAGTGTATATCCGTCAAGAATACATCCGCTTGGtgatggattttgagaaattgaGGATGTATCCTTGGGGTCTTCGCGCTTATGATGAGCTGATTGCATCAATACTCAGGATTGGAAAGTGTATATCCCTCAAGAATACAACGAGCCCACTTCCTCACATCGGCTTCTATTAGATAATTTCCAATTTCAGGACTAATAGAGTAAATAGCAGTGAACATCTTACGAAAATCAGCAGCTCGATAAGCTTTAGAAGCCTTTGCAACCAAACCAGCCACACCTTTCCCACTAAAATATGTTACGACATTATTCAGCAAGTGGTGAATGCAAATTCCGTGATGAGCTTGCGGGTACACGTTAGCAATAGCTTTAGCAATCGAGGAATTCCTATCAGACACAAAAGCTAAACTATGCTCGTCAGCAATGACCGCATTAAGTTGTCTCATAAACCAGTTCCACGCAAGGTCATTCTCTGAGTCGACAACTCCAAATGCAATAGGATATAAATTAGAGTTTCCATATAATGCAGTAGCAACCAGTAATACCCCTTTGTATTTGCTCTTCAAGAACGTCCCATCCACAACAATAACTTTCCGAATTGCAACATAGAAACCGCGAAGACTCTGACCAAAGGAGATGAAGAGGAATCTGAATCGCCCTTCAGAATCCCTTTCATAAGACGTGTGTGACCCTGGATTAGCTTCCCTCATCATGTGCAAGTATTTGGGAATTTTTTCATAGCCTTCCTCTGGAAGGCCTTTCACTTTGTTGATTGCATACTCACGTGCATCCCATGCCAAAGAATAGGATATCTCAAGTCCATGTTCTGAACGCATATACTGGACTATATCATTAGATCTCGGCCCTTCTTTAGCAGTTTCATACATATGCATAACCAGAGTACCAATTGTTTTTGCTGAAGCTGTCCGAACAGAACCCTTCCTTTTGGATGCAGCACATGAATGATGAGGTACATACtttttgatgataaaataagatGAACCAGATAACCCCTCTGCACGAACACGCCAGCTGCAATCATCATCTGCGCAACGAATGTACCACATTTTTTTATCCGACTTGACAAGCTTATAGTCGAAATTATGTTTCATTGCACATATTTCGAATGCTGCCTTCAAAAGCGTTTTCGAAATAAAATGTTGACCCTCCTTCACAAAATCCACCAAAGAAAATCGCACATCATTTCCATTGGTCTTCTCTTTGTCACACCATTCAACCTCTTCTTGTGAATCCATAGTTTAGATAGGAAAAAattagagaagaagaaaaaaaaaaagaaatcgtgAGACAACGATGAAGAAGACCACAATTTaggaaaaataacaattaaaaaaggaaaacaaaatatttaaaagatttAGAGAATATTTCATAACCGTTTTTACCAAGATTTCCGGATTTAGTTTACTAACCGTTATAGAACTTGCATTCTACCAATTTagaaaatagaataataaataGGATGTTATATACTACTATAGTAGATACAAAGACATGTTGTAGATTGTATTTTCTTGCGTGGTTTATAATAAGGAAggatttagattttattttctagCGCGGTTGATGAGATGACATTGTTTAGTGTTTTAAATCTATCAGAAATATAGAGCATAGAGGAAATCGTGAACTTCATATTCTGCCTTACTAGTTGTATACGTTTCCGTTATAATATGCAGCCTACATGCCTTAGAACATTGTGTTTCTTTCAGATTACGTATTCTAAACCGCCGTAGATGGCAGATATGGTTAACTAGCACATTTAGccaatttttcaaattattatgtAAACATCATTTGatgtcaaaaatatttttctcacaTGTACATGCTTATCTATATTAAGTTAACtatttttccatatttttttcctttgtaaaaaaaatcttatgaatttttatatacaaaaaggGTAGTCACTGTCCAAATGTGTGAAAAGTTAATTTAGTTCTAAGGGGACAATACTTTAGAGATTTAGTTCCATATTGGCAAATTTCCCATGATTTAAAGACCTTGAAAGGCAAAGGCAAAACTAAAAGCTACATATGCTCAACATTTCATTAATTTATTGTAGGGTATTGTACTTATTTATTTCTTCAAGATATAATGAAGAATAATAGCCGGTTAAATTACCTCGGATAAGGACTGTTTTTGACTGCTTTTTGGCCGTACTTCCTCCAACGATAGCCGTCTTCGAGATGTTCAACTTCGGTCTTGGTCACGAACGAAACTCGTGGCTCTCTttgcttcttctcctctttcttctttgttttaacTCTGAACCATATATATTACTGATCAATTAAATGAATGCTTAGTTATGATGGACCGTTTTGTAATTAATGATACCGTACCATACAATTGACTTTGAACTATATAGTTAATAATGCTAAGCAACACATGATTTGTAGgacatctatatatatttgtggCCGTGTTTGTATGTAATAAAATAAGTTTAGGTGGATATTCTATCAAAATGGGATTCGTCATTCTGTTTTATTTAAGGGGTGGATTTTTCAGCAATAATGAATAAACAATTTTACAATCAGAATGtcatatatacatacacacatgtatatattatattaaaccaTGTATTACAGAAACATGTACTGGCTTTTGTGATTGAAATACTTTTTTTGCCGTTCgttcaaatatataattagcATTCTAGCTAAACATATTTAACGTTAAATTACCTTTTCACAAGCATATTTAGTTCCATAAAAAATCCCTACGATATTCTAAAAGGTgtcattttatgatattttaatcCTCTATATAGTTTCCTACTGAAAAATCTTTATCTGTTTTGATTAAGTAAATAAGTCATTTTCTAGAAATTGATTTTAGACTGGCcctgaaaatacaaaaaaacgaGAAATGCATTTTACATATTCAAATAATTAAGGTTTTGGTATTTGATTAGAGAAAAaatcttttaataaaactaaaataaaagttCGAGCACGATTCATGTGATCATTTCTATcttattcaaatatataaaagtttcACTATACCAATATACCATAAACACTTATGAAACTTACACTTTCTGAGCACGTTGATCATATTTTCCTCCATCGTCAGCTTCTCTTTCCCCCAGGCTCTTGCCGGAATCTTCATCGTGATGATGATCGGCCTCACTCGAAGGAGATGCAGAAATCCTAGTTTCACTCTCGATGATTGCACCACCGCTACCAACAACTTCTTGACTCTTGTTACTAGTGTTATAATTGAACGCATTGTGAAAATCATTTTGTTGATCAA comes from Brassica rapa cultivar Chiifu-401-42 chromosome A02, CAAS_Brap_v3.01, whole genome shotgun sequence and encodes:
- the LOC103853701 gene encoding WRKY transcription factor 8 isoform X1, whose amino-acid sequence is MSNETKDLNNYHYTSSYNHYNNINNQNILNLPYVSGPSTYNANMISSQIGYDLQLSPQGVYESGFELSPSSTEFFNPSFDQQNDFHNAFNYNTSNKSQEVVGSGGAIIESETRISASPSSEADHHHDEDSGKSLGEREADDGGKYDQRAQKVVKTKKKEEKKQREPRVSFVTKTEVEHLEDGYRWRKYGQKAVKNSPYPRSYYRCTTQKCNVKKRVERSYQDPTVVITTYESQHNHPIPTSRRSALFSGPATSNYNSPVSDFIINTPRSFSNDDLLRVPYAAVNVNANYQQQQNQEFQNDYELLKDMFPSVFFKQEP
- the LOC103853701 gene encoding WRKY transcription factor 8 isoform X2; its protein translation is MLSPQGVYESGFELSPSSTEFFNPSFDQQNDFHNAFNYNTSNKSQEVVGSGGAIIESETRISASPSSEADHHHDEDSGKSLGEREADDGGKYDQRAQKVVKTKKKEEKKQREPRVSFVTKTEVEHLEDGYRWRKYGQKAVKNSPYPRSYYRCTTQKCNVKKRVERSYQDPTVVITTYESQHNHPIPTSRRSALFSGPATSNYNSPVSDFIINTPRSFSNDDLLRVPYAAVNVNANYQQQQNQEFQNDYELLKDMFPSVFFKQEP
- the LOC117132054 gene encoding uncharacterized protein LOC117132054, with the translated sequence MAHQFPKRILQEGAETQMDKINNTCRRTLLKAVKVALKDEYEEVLKDPVFGPLLAIIENNLIYSGKIIHSFMCKQLRVSKLHELWFIFAKRPLRFSMQEFYAVTGLKYKEEPDVDFINWKNDKGFWANALKTNAKINLYTIRDELLKVCNEWSYVDRVRLVYLSIIQSFLMAKDWKVYIRQEYIRLVMDFEKLRMYPWGLRAYDELIASILRIGKCISLKNTTSPLPHIGFY